In the Trinickia acidisoli genome, CGAAGTTGTGGACCAACGGAGGATCATTCCTGACGATTTCCGCATCACGCGGCATCAGGAAGTCGACCACGACGTCGATCGCCTCTCCCCCATCTCGCGCGGGAACCCGGCGAACCAATTGGAAGCGCCGAAGGCCCTCGCGCTGGGCGTAGCCATGGCCTTGAAGCGCACCGACCAAGGTTGCGTACTCGCCTTCACCCAGCGCTTCCGCGTCTAGACCAACGTCCACGTCGAGCGTGCCGACGTGCGGCATGTCCTCGTTGGCCAGCAGTAGCCAAGGAACCGCGCCACCGATGATGGCGAACTTGCCCTTGAAGCTGCCGAGGATCTGGCCGATCTCGATCAGCACGGATTTAACTGCTGCAGTCGTCCGGTCGTCGTATTCGGCGGCTGACTGTGGTTCCTGGGGTGTCATTGGGGCCATGAGAGCCTTTGTAGGCGCAGGTGCTCGGCAGCCTCCGCGCCGCGTTCACCGGCAATGGAGAGGTCAAGGTATGTCTGAACTGCGCTCGTGCAGATCGCGCCCGGAGCAGGTTCAATCGTGTCGGCGAGCAATCCCAAGTCTTTTGGCACGATGACTACTACGTTCTCGCCTTTCGAGGCAGGCGTGAGCTTCAGTGCTGCCTGGAGCGTGCGCAGACCTTCTTCGTCGGCAAAGAAGTAATGCGTGCCGGTGCGCCCGTAAGGAGCAAGCCAATGCGCTGCCGAAAAAGAGGCGAAGACGGCATGTCCGGGGCCATCTTCGGCGCACAGAGCGCCGCGGGCCGAGTCTTCGAACGCACTGCCATGTAAGGGTGTGTAGAGCCGAAGCCGCTCACCTGGCGGCGCGGTGTAGCTATCTCGCCAAGCGTCGAGCAGCGCGTCCGGCTTTGAGAGGACGAGGCCATCGTCCGATACGCGCGCCCATTCCCGATCGATCAAGCCGGTGCGTACATTGCTGACGTGCCCAAGGCTGACCCCGGAGATTTCCGACAACTCGGTGACGCGCCATGCACGGCCTGGCTCGCGCAGCATGGCGCGTAGAACCTGTGCCGACTTCGGCCGGAACAGCGACTTGAGTTCGCGTTGCTCGGCCGCCGGCTTGTCCGTCACCATGCGTTCAATGAACACGCCGCCGAAGGCGATGCGGGCGTTTCCCTCCAGGTCGAGGTAGCCGACGCCTTTGTCTTCGCAAAGCTGCCTCACCGCGGGTGAAATGTAGGGCGCGATGAAGACGGGCGTTGCCAACGGCGCTCGCTGTGCGACGTAATTGCGCAGTTCCAGCAGGGCGGAACGGGCGTACCGCGGCTGGCCGTTCGACTTGTACGCGCAAATGAGCAGGTGTTGACGGCCGTCCACGAGCAACCGGGCGATCAAATCCGGCTCCCAATCGCCGGACACAGCTTCGGTCTCGATACCTTCGATCTGAAGGATCGGGATGTTCCGCAGCAGCCGCTGCAACGCATCACCAGCGCGGACTTCCACCTGTTTCATTAAATTCGGCTCTTTCAGCATTCGCTGAAAATACCATATTTTTTGAACTACAGGCAAATTTTCATTAAATTTCGTGCTTTCAGCGGATTCTGAAAATTCCTAAAATAGTGAAAATTGTGAGCATGGGCGGGGAGCGTTCCACACCATAGCTGTGTGTCGAGGTCAAAACCGATATCCGTTCTCGGCGCCTCACGTGCCGCAAGACGGACTTTATTCTCCGGGATCAGATTGTTCCGAAACAATAAAGTCCGTCATGGGGGCGGATGGTGGGAAAGATTGCATCGCCTGCAAAGGGTTGACCGCTGGACCGGCCGCGAGGGTGGTGGGTGAAGTAGAGGCGCCGGTCGATAGGCGCTGCGGTTGCGGTGACGCCGCTGCGGTTGGCGCTGACCGGCTCCGGGCAATACCGTGCAGCTACCGGCCTACTGTCCGTCATGCCAGGATTTGGGACTCGACGTGGACTCGCCACAAGACAGCATCTGCATTTTCTGCAAAAGTCGGGCCATTTCAGCGAATTTTTTCCTACACTTTGAAGCACATCACATTGTGATCATTTGTCTCCTGGCGTCGCCAATAATCAGAGGGAGTCAGGTCCATGTTTCAGCAAATCCTCAATCCGACCGGTAACCTGTTCCTATCCTGGTTGCTGGCTCTGGTGCCCGTGGTCGTTCTCCTCGTCCTGCTCGCCGTCTTCAGGCTTTCCGCCTGGCTTTCCGTGCTGATCGGGGCGATCGTCACCTTTATCCTGGCTGCGGCGGTATGGGGTATGCCGCTCGGAACGGGGATACGGGCTTATGTCTATGGTTCGCTGACGGGGATCTGGGCGGTCGACTGGATTACCTTCTGGGGCGTAATGCTCTTCAACTCGCTGACGCTCACGGGTGTGTTCGATGATTTCCGCCGCTGGCTGACCGCCCAGGGAACCGCTGACGTGAGAGTTCAGACGATCCTGTTTGCGTGGGCTTTCGGCGCATTGCTCGAGGGGTTGGTCGGATTCGGCTATCCCTGGGCGTTTGTGGCGCCGATACTCATCGGGCTCGGCATTCCGGATCTCGATGCAATCCGCGTTGCGGCGCTCGCCAATAACGCCCCCGTTTCCTACGGCGCGCTCGGCGTACCGATCCTTGCGCTGGGGGCCGTGACCGGCCTGCCGGTACTGGCGCTGTCAGCTTCGGTCGCGCATATCGTTGCGGTACTTGCATTGCTGCCGCCATGGGTATTGATCTATCTCGTGTCCGGACGAACCGGCTTGAGGGACGGCTGGCCGCTGGCTGTGGTCGGCTCGCTCGCTTATATCGCCGGGCAATATCCGGTCGCGGTTTTCCTGGGTCCCTATTTGCCAGACGTGACCGGCTCGATCGTCTGCTTTGCCGCGCTGTTCGTGCTGCTCAAGTTCTGGCGCCCGAAACGCACGCTTGGCTACGGCGGAACGCCGATCGATACGGATCGCGCCAAAGCCGCCAACGCGCCGCACGGAATGACCCGCGCGCAAGTATTGCGAGCATGGCTGCCATTTATCGTGTTGATCGTTGTGGTTGTCCTGTGGACTGGCCCATGGTCGCCACTGCCGAAGATCGTATGGCTCAAGCTCTCTGTGTCGGCGGCGTCGTCGATTCACCAGGGCGCCACGGTGGGCGCGGTATTTTCCTTCGCACCTTTTATTGGCGGTACGGCAATCTTCGTCGCTTGGCTGATAACGGCGCTCTTGATCGGCATGAAGCCCGCACACTATGCGGAGGCGTTCAGCCGCACCTGGCATCAGATGTGGGGCGCCTTCCTCGTCGGGGTCTTCATATTTGGCCTCGCGTATATCTTCAATTTTTCGGGCATGGCCGCCTCGCTTGCCGAGGGATTTTCGAAGATCGGCGTCGCCTTCGTCATTGTCGCCCCGATCCTTGGCTGGATCGGTGTGGCGCTTTCAGGCAGCAATACGTCAACCAACGCGATGTTCGGCTTCTTCCAGGTGACAGTCGGGCGGTTGCTCGGCTTCCCAATCCTGCTCCTGCCGTCGCTCAACTCGGTGGGCGCCGAGGTAGGGAAGCCGGTCGCACCGCAAACGACGAGTGTGGGCGTCGCAACAAGCCGGTTTGTGCGCAACGAAGGCGAGGTCATCCGGCACAACATGGGGTGGACATTCATCCTGCTGGGTTACCTGATCATCATCGGAGTGGGCTTTTACCTGCTGGCGCCGGGAGTGATGACGCTGGCAACGGGCGGCTAGCCGCGGGCGGGGGGCGACATACTCCCGCTCTGCTCCCTGACTCGGAGCAATGATTGCTTAGAAGTCAAAATCCCGTTCGCGCATCTGCCCATCAACGTGCGCCGCACGGGCTGCGCTAGCATCCAGGTCGTCGTTCTTGGCCGTCGCGAGCCCCGCAAGACGGACTTTATTCCGCGGCAGGATCACTGGACGGCGATTTCCTCGGCACCTGTCATCCGCGCGACATTGGAGAGCGTCACCATCCCGTCATAAAGATTGCCGACGCTACGGTAATTACATGACGAGGAGCTTTCGCATGCGCGACGCAGCGGCCCGTCGCGAGCCCCGCAAGACGGACTTTATTCCGCGGCAGGATCACTGGACGGCGATTTCCTCGGCACCTGTCATCCGCGCGACATTGGAGAGCGTCACCATCCCGTCATAAAGATTGCCGACGCTACGGTAATTACATGACGAGGAGCTTTCGCATGCGCGACGCAGCGGCTACGGGCGAGTTGCAAAAAGAGACGCTCAAGTCGGTTCAGGAGTACATCGACGAACGGCCAATGTGGCCAGACGGTACGCGCCTTCCTTCGATCCCGATGACGGGAATGCAGTGGCGCATCTGGTCGCTGGCCGCGGCCGGAAAATTCTTTGAAGGCTTCGTCGTGTTCATGACGGGGGTGGCGTTGCCGCTGATCTCGCGGGAGTTTGGCATCAACGCGGCACAGAACGGATTTATCAGTGCGGCGAGCCTGTGTGGCATCCTCGTTGGCGCGGTGGGTTTGGGCGGCATGTCCGATCACTTCGGACGCAAGCGGATGTTCATCGTCGAGATGGTCATCTTCGTCGCGTTTCTCGTGCTGCTGGTTTTCTGCACCAATTTCGTCTCGCTCGTGGTCTGCCTGTTCGGTTTGGGTGTGGCGCTTGGCTGTGACTATCCGACAGCCCACATGATCATCTCCGAAAGCATTCCAAGCACGAGCCGCGGCAAGCTGGTGCTCGCCGCATTTGCCTTTCAAGCTGTGGGGGCGTTGGCGGGGACCGGCATCGGCTTTTTGGTGCTGTCGATGGCGCCTACGCTCGACGCGTGGCGCTGGATGTACGGCACGGCGATTTTCCCTGCATTGCTGGTCACCGTCGGGCGTTTCTTCATTACCGAGAGCCCAAACTGGTTGCACGTGCGCGGCGCGACCGAACGTGCGGAATTGGCCGCGCGCCGGCTGTTGGTTCGCTCGCCGCAGTATCCGGCCGAGATTGTTCTTGCGCGCGAGTTTGTCGTCGTCGGCAAGGGTGAGCACGAGAAAGGCGGCTTCCTTGCACTGTTTGAACGGAAAAACCTGCGCGCGACGATCTTCGCCTCGGTGCCTTGGTTCTTGCAGGATCTGGGGACTTACGGCATCGGTATCTTTACGCCGACGATTCTCGCCACGGCGTTTGGCGCCAAGGCTGATCACGTGCGCAGCATCGCCGATCTGATTCTCAACGACATCCTCGCCGCGAAGGGCGCTGCGCTGATCACGACCTTGCTGATCATTGGCATCATCTTCGCAGTTGCGCTTGCGGATAAGTGCGGGCGGATCTGGCTGCAAGTCATTGGCTTTATCGGTTGCGCGGCGGGGTTGCTGATCGCGTCGTTCTCCGACGGCTTCGATGGCACGACGAAAACCGCCATGATTTTCGTGGGCTTCATGATCTTCAACTTCATGACCAATCTCGGGCCGAACGCGCAAACCTACCTACTGGCCGGCGAGGTCTTCTCCACCGCGATTCGCGGAACGGGCGCAGGCTTCGCCGCGGCGGTCGGCAAGATCGGCGCGGTCGCCACGGCCTTTTTGTTCCCGATCTTGCTCGCCGGCATCGGCACCGGTCCGCTTCTTTATATCCTCGTGGCCACTTCGATTCTGGGCGCTGTGGTTACCTGGGTGTTCCGTATCGAAACCAATGGGGTGAACCTCGACGAGATCGGCCGCTAATCATCGGCGCTCGCCATGAGGCAGGCAATCGACGCAGTGGCTTCCCTAAGGTGATGGAGACGCGCATGGCTTACCGGCATAAAAGGCAGGTTTTCTGGTTGCGGTGGCGCACGTTTGCAGGAGTGAGGCTTGGCATGGCGATGATCGCGATGCTAGCTAGCGCGCCCGGTTTCGCGCAAGAGACGACGCTCAACGAGACAGGCTCGACCCTCCTGTATCCGCTTTTTACTACGTGGATTGCGCAATATGCCAAGTCGCATCCCGATGTTCACATCAACATCGGCGCGTCCGGCTCCGAGGCTGGAATCCAGCAGGTGATCGCGGGCAGGGTGAATATCGGTGCTTCGGATGCCTATATGTCGGATGCCGAGATCCGGCAACATCCGCATATCATCAATGTACCGTTGGCGATCGCCGCGCAGACGATCAATTACAACGTGCCGGGCCTGAACGCGCTTCATCTGAAGCTCGATGGGCCGACGCTTGCGGGTATTTATTCGGGGGCCGTGCGCTCGTGGGATGCATCGCAAATCGCGGCGCTCAACCCGGGTGTTTCATTGCCGCACCACGCGATCGTGCCGATTCGGCGCGCGGAGGGTTCCGGCGATACCTTCGTGTTCACACAGTTCTTGACGTTCTCGACCCCTTCGTGGGAGAGCGATCACGGATACGGTACGACGATCTCATGGCCCAATGTGCCTGGCGGCATGATGGCCGTGGGCAATGCGGGGATGGTGAAGGCGATTCAGTCGACAGCGTATTCGATCGGTTATGTGGGCGTGAGCTATAGCAACGATATCGCCCGAGCGAAGATCGGTACTGCAGCGCTGAAGAATGGAGCTGGCGAATTTGTCTTGCCCACCAAAGATACGATTATGGCGGGTGCCGCTTCGCTCGACGCGCGCACGCCGTCCGACGAGCGCCTGACGCTGGTGTTCGCGCCCGCCAGCGGGTCCTATCCGCTCGTGAATTACGAGTACGCGGTGGTGTCCGCCAAACAACCCGACCCCGCTACCGCGGCTGCGATGCGTCGTTTCCTGCTCTGGACGATCGTGCCGTCGGAAGATAACGAGGCTTGGTTGGCTGCGGTGCATTTCATTCCCTTGCCGCCGCACATCTGGGAATTGAGTCAGGCGCAGATTCAATCGATCAAATAGCGCTGGGGTGCTCGGCCAACCGGCAAGTTGGCAAGCCCACCGCAACTCACTCGCTTTCGATAGCGCGCTCATCAACAGGCAGCAGCCGATTCGCGATTTCTACCGCCTCGGCACGTGACAGGCCAAGCGTTCGCAGCATTGCCGCGGCTGCCCGTTCCGCGAATTGATCCTCCGCGTAGCCGAAGGCTTTCAGCATGTCAGTCAAGGGCGTACTGCTGGCGCCATCGCGCAACTCGACCGCAATCGAGGTGAGCACCGCGCCGCCAATCGTCACGACGCTCATCAGCGGGTCGTCGGCGGCAAAGCGCCCCGCGCCAATCCCCTTCTGAATGTCTCTCAGCAGCCGGGGCCCTAGTCCGCGGCTCAGCCCACGTGCCGAAAGCCCTTCCCGAATCAGGAAATGCCCCCAAACGGGCTCGCGCCTCGCTCGCATCAGCGCATGCCGAATCGAGACCGAAATGACTTCCGCGGGATCGGTTAGCTCAGCGGTAATGCGGTCGAGCGTGTCGGCGAATTCCTCGAACACCCAGTCCAACAGTGCGAGATGGATCGCCTCCTTCGACTCGAAGTGGTTATAGAACGAGCCGAAGCCGACGTCAGCGGCTTCCGTAATCTCGTTGATTGCCACCCCCTCCATGCCTTTGTCGGCCATCAATTTGAGCGCCGCTTCCATTAAACGCATGCGTGTCTCGCGTTTACGTCGAGCCCCGCGCGGTTCGCGTATGGGGGCAGTCGGCTCAATAGCTTCGACCGCTGCGTGCGGCGTTTTCGTGCGGCGAGGAGGGTTGGGCATCGGCATCCAGCAGGCTCACTGTGTTTCGAGTATACCTTCCATCATCGAAATTGACAAAATTATCAGTTATGACTTTAATGTCACAAAAGCGGCTTGAAGCGGTCGCTCCGTATGACGAATGGAGACGGTAAGGTGGCGCAGACGAACCAAGCAAGCGAGGGCAGGAAACCCGCCGACAAGGCAGAGCCACGCCAAATGCCGCTCGCGTTGCCGTCGCACGTGGACGTACTCGTGGTGGGCTGTGGACCGGTCGGCGCGACGGTCGCGAATTTGCTGGCGCGCGACGGGGTGCGGGTGCTCGTCATCGACAAAGCGACCGAAATCTTCATGGCGCCACGTGCGATCGCGCTGGATAACGAGGCGCTACGAATCCTGCAGTTCGCGGGCGTGACGGACGCCGATTTCGAAACCATTGCCATACCGCACGTGCGCATGCGTTCACCGTGGCTTGGCGAGTTCGGTCGAGTCAATACGCTTGGCAGTGCGGACGGACACCCGAAACTCGTGACTTTCTATCAGCCCGACCTCGAACGTTGCCTGCGCGCGCAACTCGCCGCAAAAAATGCGGCTCGAATGGCGCTCGGTCTCACGCTCATATCGTTGGAGGAGACGCACGCTCAGGCCATCGCGTTGCTGGACGATGAGTTTGGCCAGCGCCATCGCGTCAGTGCCCGCTACGTGGTTGGCGCCGATGGGGCTAGCTCAGTGGTGCGGCAAATGATCGGTCAGGAATTCAAGGGCAAAACGTTCCCGGAAGATTGGCTCATCGTCGACGCTCGTCATGTGCGCCGTCCCATCGACCACGTCGAATTCATTTGCGATCACCGTCGGCCCACACCGCACATGGTGGCGCCAGGCGCCCGGGAGCGCTGGGAGTTCATGCTTCGTCCCGGCGAAACGCGCAGCGAAATGGAATCCGACGCACGCGTTCGCGAGCTACTTGCACCGTGGGGTGGCCTCGACGAAATGCTCATCGAGCGCAAGGCCGTCTATCGGTTTCATGCGAGAACAGTGAAAGCATTCAGCAAAGGACGCGTCTTTCTCGCTGGCGACGCCGCGCACATTACGCCGCCGTTCGTGGGGCAGGGACTCGTCGCCGGCTTGCGCGATGCGGTGAATCTGTGCTGGAAGCTCACTTGGGTGGTTCAGGGAAGGGCCAGTACTCGCATCCTCGATACTTACGATCAAGAGCGCCGCCCTCACGTGAAGGCGATGATCGGCCTCGCGAAGTTCATGGGCAAGCTCGTCATGCCGCGCAATGCGGTAATCGCGTTGCTCACGCACGGCTTGATGCGACTTGTGCGACTTGTTCCCCCGCTGCGAGCGCATTTCGACGAACTCGGGATCAAGCCTAAAAACGTCTTCCGACGAGGTTTGTTCATTAAAGGTGCGGCCAGAACCCGGCTCGTACGCGGCGCCGTGCTTCCGCAAGGCTGGGTGCGTGGACGCGATGCCGCCATTTGTCTGAGTGACGATGCGCTCGGCACGGGCCTAACGCTGATTGGATTCGGCATCGATGCCGGCATAGCACTCGATACGAACACGCGTGCCGCATTCATCAACGCCGGCGGCTCGGTGATCCAGATCGTGCATCGCGGGCAGCATTTGCATCGCGCGGAAAGCGGGTGTTGGGAGGACCTGGACGGCACCTTCATGCCGCGAGTGGCGCCGTTCGGTTGGGCAGCCGTGGTGCGCCCCGACAAAACGATCCTGCACGATGGGCCAGCATCCGAATCGATGCGTCTCGTTCGCGAATCGCTTCAACTACTCGGCTCACCGGCACAAGCCCTGGCTCCGTCTGTGCAAATTGTCTTACCGTCTGCCTGAGGTTTCCGCATGAAACTCACCACCCCACAACCGGCCCGCCACGCGAGTCCGACGACGAAGGCATTGGCGCTCGCCTATCTGATGTTCGAACGCCCGGACCTCGAGAAGGCCGAGCAGTTTCTCAACGACTTTGGTATGCGGACCGTGTTTCGCGATGACGGATACCTGTTTCTTCGGGGGACTGCCGCGACGTCATTCTGCTACGTGATCAAGCGGGCAGAAAAAGCGCGCTTCGTCGGCTTCGCGCTCGAAGTGGATGGTATGGCATCGCTGGAAAAGCTCGCGCGCGTATCGGGCGCATCCCACATCGAAGCATCGCCATGGCCTGGCGGGGGACATCGAGTGCGGCTCGTCGATCCGTCGGGTTTTCGTGTCGACGCGATTGCGGGGCAGGCGGCGGTTAGCGCGCTGCCGCACCGCCCGCCGCTGCCGTTCAACTCCGTCGA is a window encoding:
- a CDS encoding MFS transporter, with translation MRDAAATGELQKETLKSVQEYIDERPMWPDGTRLPSIPMTGMQWRIWSLAAAGKFFEGFVVFMTGVALPLISREFGINAAQNGFISAASLCGILVGAVGLGGMSDHFGRKRMFIVEMVIFVAFLVLLVFCTNFVSLVVCLFGLGVALGCDYPTAHMIISESIPSTSRGKLVLAAFAFQAVGALAGTGIGFLVLSMAPTLDAWRWMYGTAIFPALLVTVGRFFITESPNWLHVRGATERAELAARRLLVRSPQYPAEIVLAREFVVVGKGEHEKGGFLALFERKNLRATIFASVPWFLQDLGTYGIGIFTPTILATAFGAKADHVRSIADLILNDILAAKGAALITTLLIIGIIFAVALADKCGRIWLQVIGFIGCAAGLLIASFSDGFDGTTKTAMIFVGFMIFNFMTNLGPNAQTYLLAGEVFSTAIRGTGAGFAAAVGKIGAVATAFLFPILLAGIGTGPLLYILVATSILGAVVTWVFRIETNGVNLDEIGR
- the pstS gene encoding phosphate ABC transporter substrate-binding protein PstS, which encodes MAMIAMLASAPGFAQETTLNETGSTLLYPLFTTWIAQYAKSHPDVHINIGASGSEAGIQQVIAGRVNIGASDAYMSDAEIRQHPHIINVPLAIAAQTINYNVPGLNALHLKLDGPTLAGIYSGAVRSWDASQIAALNPGVSLPHHAIVPIRRAEGSGDTFVFTQFLTFSTPSWESDHGYGTTISWPNVPGGMMAVGNAGMVKAIQSTAYSIGYVGVSYSNDIARAKIGTAALKNGAGEFVLPTKDTIMAGAASLDARTPSDERLTLVFAPASGSYPLVNYEYAVVSAKQPDPATAAAMRRFLLWTIVPSEDNEAWLAAVHFIPLPPHIWELSQAQIQSIK
- a CDS encoding TetR/AcrR family transcriptional regulator, coding for MPNPPRRTKTPHAAVEAIEPTAPIREPRGARRKRETRMRLMEAALKLMADKGMEGVAINEITEAADVGFGSFYNHFESKEAIHLALLDWVFEEFADTLDRITAELTDPAEVISVSIRHALMRARREPVWGHFLIREGLSARGLSRGLGPRLLRDIQKGIGAGRFAADDPLMSVVTIGGAVLTSIAVELRDGASSTPLTDMLKAFGYAEDQFAERAAAAMLRTLGLSRAEAVEIANRLLPVDERAIESE
- a CDS encoding L-lactate permease; its protein translation is MFQQILNPTGNLFLSWLLALVPVVVLLVLLAVFRLSAWLSVLIGAIVTFILAAAVWGMPLGTGIRAYVYGSLTGIWAVDWITFWGVMLFNSLTLTGVFDDFRRWLTAQGTADVRVQTILFAWAFGALLEGLVGFGYPWAFVAPILIGLGIPDLDAIRVAALANNAPVSYGALGVPILALGAVTGLPVLALSASVAHIVAVLALLPPWVLIYLVSGRTGLRDGWPLAVVGSLAYIAGQYPVAVFLGPYLPDVTGSIVCFAALFVLLKFWRPKRTLGYGGTPIDTDRAKAANAPHGMTRAQVLRAWLPFIVLIVVVVLWTGPWSPLPKIVWLKLSVSAASSIHQGATVGAVFSFAPFIGGTAIFVAWLITALLIGMKPAHYAEAFSRTWHQMWGAFLVGVFIFGLAYIFNFSGMAASLAEGFSKIGVAFVIVAPILGWIGVALSGSNTSTNAMFGFFQVTVGRLLGFPILLLPSLNSVGAEVGKPVAPQTTSVGVATSRFVRNEGEVIRHNMGWTFILLGYLIIIGVGFYLLAPGVMTLATGG
- a CDS encoding bifunctional 3-(3-hydroxy-phenyl)propionate/3-hydroxycinnamic acid hydroxylase encodes the protein MPLALPSHVDVLVVGCGPVGATVANLLARDGVRVLVIDKATEIFMAPRAIALDNEALRILQFAGVTDADFETIAIPHVRMRSPWLGEFGRVNTLGSADGHPKLVTFYQPDLERCLRAQLAAKNAARMALGLTLISLEETHAQAIALLDDEFGQRHRVSARYVVGADGASSVVRQMIGQEFKGKTFPEDWLIVDARHVRRPIDHVEFICDHRRPTPHMVAPGARERWEFMLRPGETRSEMESDARVRELLAPWGGLDEMLIERKAVYRFHARTVKAFSKGRVFLAGDAAHITPPFVGQGLVAGLRDAVNLCWKLTWVVQGRASTRILDTYDQERRPHVKAMIGLAKFMGKLVMPRNAVIALLTHGLMRLVRLVPPLRAHFDELGIKPKNVFRRGLFIKGAARTRLVRGAVLPQGWVRGRDAAICLSDDALGTGLTLIGFGIDAGIALDTNTRAAFINAGGSVIQIVHRGQHLHRAESGCWEDLDGTFMPRVAPFGWAAVVRPDKTILHDGPASESMRLVRESLQLLGSPAQALAPSVQIVLPSA